In Pelosinus sp. IPA-1, a single window of DNA contains:
- a CDS encoding tripartite tricarboxylate transporter permease: protein MDIFNMLLQGFWVSVIPGNLLACIIGVIIGTLVGILPGIDTVSTIALLLPFSYGMDSTAALIMFAGIYYGSKYGGSTTSILINVPGEAASVVTCLDGYPMAQKGRAGAALSVSAIGSFVAGTIGIVGLTLLAPPLAKAALAFGPPEYFAISLVGLIFLSKLTGTSTLKSALMAAIGVMLSTVGLDSMSGISRFSFGIDELDRGFDLSILAMGIFGIGEILSTMTQINTATDIPLVKFKDLYPTREEWRRSIAPMFRGGVVGFLVGLLPGPAATISSYLSYALEKKCSKNPDEFGYGAIEGVAGPEAANNSAISATMIPLLSLGLPFCGATAILLSGFMIHGITPGPALITEQPALFWGLIASMYIGNVLLLIINLPLIGIFVQLLKTPLHILMPMVTVLTLTGAYSINNSMFDLIWVVIFGILGFLLRRTGFEPSPLLIGLVLGSGLERGLTQGLIICNGSIWAMITRPISATILSLGVIALFYNVVRWFTKINCAEKKVNC, encoded by the coding sequence TTGGACATCTTCAATATGCTGCTGCAAGGCTTTTGGGTCAGTGTCATTCCAGGTAATTTATTGGCGTGCATAATTGGCGTTATTATCGGTACGCTGGTAGGAATCTTGCCAGGGATTGATACTGTCAGTACCATTGCCCTATTGCTGCCTTTCAGTTATGGTATGGACAGCACTGCAGCGCTGATTATGTTTGCAGGAATCTATTATGGCTCGAAGTATGGCGGCTCCACTACATCGATCTTAATAAATGTGCCAGGAGAAGCGGCCTCCGTGGTTACCTGCCTGGACGGTTACCCGATGGCACAAAAGGGGCGGGCGGGAGCAGCCTTATCGGTTTCGGCTATCGGCTCTTTTGTTGCAGGTACCATCGGCATCGTCGGACTAACCCTCTTAGCTCCTCCTTTAGCAAAAGCCGCGCTGGCTTTTGGACCACCAGAGTATTTTGCGATCTCCTTAGTAGGATTGATCTTTCTATCTAAGCTAACTGGTACGTCCACACTAAAATCCGCCTTAATGGCTGCTATCGGTGTGATGCTGAGTACCGTCGGACTAGACAGCATGTCAGGCATCAGCCGCTTTAGCTTTGGTATCGATGAACTAGACAGAGGGTTTGATTTATCTATTTTGGCAATGGGGATATTCGGCATCGGAGAGATTTTATCTACGATGACGCAAATAAATACTGCCACTGACATACCATTAGTAAAATTTAAAGACTTATATCCTACCAGAGAAGAATGGCGGCGTTCTATTGCTCCCATGTTCCGTGGCGGGGTTGTAGGATTTTTAGTCGGTTTACTTCCCGGTCCTGCTGCAACCATATCCAGCTATCTTTCCTATGCACTGGAAAAAAAATGCAGTAAAAACCCTGATGAATTTGGTTACGGCGCTATTGAAGGCGTAGCTGGCCCTGAAGCAGCCAATAACTCGGCCATTTCAGCTACAATGATTCCGCTATTATCCTTGGGACTTCCCTTTTGCGGGGCAACAGCTATTTTACTCAGTGGTTTTATGATTCATGGTATCACCCCTGGTCCAGCACTCATAACGGAGCAGCCTGCGTTATTTTGGGGCCTTATTGCCAGTATGTATATTGGTAATGTGCTGCTGTTGATTATTAATTTGCCTTTGATTGGTATTTTCGTACAATTACTCAAAACCCCACTCCATATTCTCATGCCAATGGTAACCGTGCTCACCTTGACTGGCGCCTATTCCATCAATAATAGCATGTTTGATTTGATCTGGGTTGTTATCTTCGGTATTTTAGGCTTCTTACTGCGTCGGACAGGATTTGAACCAAGTCCCCTACTTATCGGTTTAGTACTAGGCTCGGGACTGGAGCGAGGGTTAACGCAAGGATTGATTATTTGCAACGGCAGCATCTGGGCAATGATTACCCGCCCTATTTCAGCCACGATACTGTCATTGGGGGTGATTGCCTTATTTTACAACGTTGTTAGGTGGTTTACTAAAATCAACTGTGCTGAAAAAAAGGTAAATTGTTAG
- a CDS encoding LysR family transcriptional regulator — protein sequence MDLDDIKVFREVALHGSMTQAAEILGYAQSSVTARIRKLEAKLNVNLFYRNAKGVQLTPAGQIFLEQGLKITQLMEELYYRLSPNIVPGGLLRIGSMETTAAVRLPALLKKYHSLYENVELSLQTGPTEYLINQVLNYELDFAFVAAPVNHPEITEIESFREEMVLVAEKKENIQDILDIIRNRTILVFRTGCSYRSLLERYLLESKSIPLRRFEFGSLEAIIGSVSAGIGISLLPRSVIEDKLHSGALTAYELPSHLRICTTMLIQRKDVIQTAAMTTFVNLVCTEH from the coding sequence ATGGATTTAGACGACATAAAAGTATTCCGTGAAGTAGCTTTACATGGTTCCATGACCCAAGCAGCGGAAATTTTGGGATACGCACAATCCAGCGTTACTGCCCGCATCCGAAAACTAGAAGCAAAACTGAATGTAAATTTATTTTACCGTAATGCAAAGGGAGTGCAGCTTACTCCCGCCGGTCAGATATTCCTGGAACAGGGATTAAAGATAACCCAACTCATGGAAGAATTATACTACCGCTTGAGCCCAAACATAGTTCCAGGCGGCTTGCTGCGAATTGGTTCTATGGAAACAACAGCTGCTGTTCGCCTTCCTGCACTGCTCAAGAAATACCATTCCCTATATGAAAATGTCGAATTATCACTTCAGACTGGACCTACCGAATACCTAATCAATCAAGTTCTGAATTACGAACTCGACTTCGCCTTTGTCGCAGCGCCTGTCAACCATCCTGAAATCACTGAAATCGAAAGTTTTAGAGAAGAAATGGTCCTGGTTGCCGAGAAAAAAGAAAATATCCAAGATATTTTGGATATTATAAGAAATAGAACGATATTAGTTTTCCGTACTGGCTGCTCTTATCGATCGTTGCTGGAGCGGTATTTATTGGAGAGTAAATCTATACCTTTAAGGCGTTTTGAATTTGGATCTCTGGAGGCCATTATCGGCAGTGTGTCAGCTGGTATCGGAATCTCCTTATTACCTAGGTCTGTTATAGAAGATAAACTTCACTCAGGCGCTCTAACCGCTTATGAGCTGCCATCTCATCTACGAATTTGTACAACAATGCTAATACAGAGAAAAGATGTGATACAAACGGCAGCCATGACTACTTTTGTTAATTTGGTATGTACTGAACACTAG
- a CDS encoding 4-oxalocrotonate tautomerase family protein → MPYVNIKITKEGATPEQKAQLIQGVTQLLVDVLGKNPKTTVVVIDEVDTDNWGIGGETVTLLRKRN, encoded by the coding sequence ATGCCATATGTAAATATAAAAATAACCAAAGAAGGGGCCACACCCGAACAAAAAGCACAATTGATTCAGGGAGTAACTCAACTACTTGTAGATGTACTAGGAAAAAATCCGAAAACTACCGTTGTCGTGATAGATGAGGTGGATACTGATAACTGGGGGATAGGCGGGGAAACTGTTACTTTGCTGAGAAAAAGAAATTGA
- a CDS encoding tripartite tricarboxylate transporter substrate binding protein, with protein MQDKSVATTANKYPSKPITFIVPFGIGGGTDLVARLMEKSAPAYLGQSLVIINKPGASGTLGWNELSGAKPDGYTIGIAGTELLLQPLYGPSKYHYPTALEPLAQIVSLSMVMAVKKDQPWQNIDDLIAYAREHPGEIKYGHTGVGGLGHVAGEAFAKIANIHLEQVPFQSGAEATASLLGGHVQVIFINPASTKEYIKSDMLKALAVSGEQRLTDPVYTTVPTFKEQGFDVVYDNWYTIAAPKGLQPEVKGKLVDGLKAMINNPEFKKNIEQLGLEISYLGPKELQKKWLDDSEQLTKAVQETGILDKIKDQKK; from the coding sequence ATGCAAGATAAATCAGTAGCTACTACAGCCAACAAATACCCCAGTAAACCTATTACTTTTATCGTCCCCTTTGGTATCGGGGGTGGCACAGATTTAGTGGCACGTTTAATGGAAAAATCAGCTCCTGCCTACTTAGGACAATCCTTGGTTATTATTAATAAACCTGGAGCATCTGGAACCCTTGGATGGAATGAATTGTCTGGTGCTAAGCCTGATGGATATACTATTGGTATTGCGGGAACTGAACTACTATTACAACCCCTGTATGGTCCATCGAAATATCATTATCCAACTGCCTTAGAACCTCTTGCGCAAATTGTCAGTCTATCAATGGTAATGGCTGTGAAGAAGGATCAGCCATGGCAAAATATTGATGATTTGATTGCGTATGCTAGAGAGCATCCAGGAGAAATTAAGTATGGCCATACAGGTGTAGGGGGTTTAGGCCATGTTGCTGGAGAAGCATTTGCTAAAATTGCCAATATTCATCTTGAACAAGTTCCTTTTCAAAGTGGCGCGGAAGCAACAGCAAGTCTATTGGGCGGACATGTTCAAGTTATTTTCATTAATCCAGCATCCACTAAAGAATATATAAAAAGCGACATGCTAAAGGCATTGGCAGTATCGGGCGAACAGCGACTAACCGACCCAGTTTATACAACTGTACCAACGTTTAAAGAGCAGGGGTTCGATGTTGTATACGATAATTGGTATACAATTGCTGCACCTAAGGGCTTACAACCTGAGGTAAAAGGCAAATTAGTCGACGGGTTAAAAGCTATGATAAATAATCCTGAATTCAAAAAAAATATAGAGCAATTAGGACTTGAAATTAGTTATTTAGGTCCTAAGGAATTGCAAAAAAAATGGTTAGACGATAGCGAACAATTAACTAAGGCGGTTCAAGAAACTGGAATTCTAGACAAAATTAAGGATCAAAAGAAGTAA
- a CDS encoding YbfB/YjiJ family MFS transporter: MAKSKNCRNIYSLIGGICALSLAMGISRFGFTPIIPLMQRDIGITEWDIAVMASANYLGYLIGAYISRKKWIRKHLRTWLGAGLVTSIILLIGMPLTLNDLLWTLLRLGSGFLSAILFVVASSVTLGQGRSDWAGYLYSGVGIGIAFTGIFVPIFDSIGGWKTTWLGLALGGSVFGILAWYTLAKVSYSEAGDSGQIRSENDFVRDYKWYVLLTSYGLEGIGYIITATFIVQMIKSMPELSHIANQSWVLIGLAAAPSTYLWARIAKKTSIKASLMLAYGMQALGILLPVIIPNQVSTLAGGALFGGTFMGITSLSITLAYQMKPEAQIQAIGELTTIYALGQIIGPIIAAYLQKNFDMLAPSLFAVVTLLIALLVLMTLKINKKGDDV, encoded by the coding sequence GTGGCGAAGTCGAAAAATTGCCGTAATATTTACAGTCTTATAGGTGGAATTTGTGCCCTGAGCTTAGCCATGGGGATTTCACGATTTGGATTCACACCAATTATTCCTTTGATGCAAAGAGATATTGGCATAACGGAATGGGATATCGCAGTCATGGCTTCTGCAAACTATCTAGGCTATCTGATTGGCGCCTATATTTCACGAAAAAAATGGATTAGAAAGCATTTGCGAACCTGGTTAGGGGCAGGATTAGTTACCAGTATAATTTTGCTGATTGGTATGCCACTCACGCTAAATGATTTACTTTGGACTTTGCTGAGGCTAGGTTCCGGATTTCTGAGTGCAATTTTGTTTGTCGTTGCCTCCAGCGTTACATTAGGACAAGGGCGAAGCGACTGGGCAGGATATCTTTATAGTGGAGTTGGTATTGGCATTGCGTTTACCGGTATATTTGTGCCAATATTTGATAGCATAGGTGGCTGGAAAACCACATGGCTGGGCTTAGCACTTGGTGGAAGTGTATTTGGAATCCTCGCATGGTACACTTTAGCGAAAGTGTCGTACTCTGAAGCTGGGGATTCAGGACAGATAAGAAGTGAAAATGATTTTGTAAGGGATTATAAGTGGTACGTTCTTCTCACTAGTTACGGACTAGAGGGTATTGGCTATATAATAACAGCCACATTTATTGTGCAAATGATAAAATCAATGCCTGAACTCAGTCATATAGCGAACCAAAGCTGGGTACTTATCGGCTTGGCGGCAGCTCCCTCGACTTATCTTTGGGCACGAATTGCCAAAAAGACCAGTATAAAAGCCAGCCTTATGCTGGCTTACGGGATGCAGGCCCTAGGAATACTTCTGCCAGTCATAATTCCCAATCAAGTTAGTACCTTGGCTGGAGGTGCTCTATTTGGTGGAACCTTTATGGGGATAACTAGTCTATCTATTACGTTGGCATACCAAATGAAACCGGAAGCTCAAATACAGGCTATTGGGGAATTGACAACTATATATGCCTTGGGCCAGATTATAGGACCAATCATAGCAGCGTATTTACAAAAAAACTTCGATATGTTAGCTCCTAGCCTTTTTGCTGTTGTGACTTTGCTGATTGCTTTACTGGTGTTGATGACGCTAAAAATTAATAAGAAAGGTGATGATGTCTAA